A region of Arabidopsis thaliana chromosome 5, partial sequence DNA encodes the following proteins:
- a CDS encoding uncharacterized protein (unknown protein; BEST Arabidopsis thaliana protein match is: unknown protein (TAIR:AT1G24270.1); Has 30201 Blast hits to 17322 proteins in 780 species: Archae - 12; Bacteria - 1396; Metazoa - 17338; Fungi - 3422; Plants - 5037; Viruses - 0; Other Eukaryotes - 2996 (source: NCBI BLink).), producing MKMKKKGKVYPSPPPPPQSSSSSSSSNHLNEEDDDSLSVLKLLPATILVLVSVLSSEEREVLAYLITRGTTISDRGNSSSKNKTKKKSNKSSKNHKPPVFDCECFDCYTNYWFRWDSSPNRELIHEIIEAFENHHGEENSASRSKSKRGKKKEKPGRRVTDSDSKPALRVTDNGDKDSKPVVEPMNETTVSESSHVSSPVRLSEAEVAEGEPEDEIVVEEDGQEEESTVVVFPAAASNVTGHKGLARKVLPDVLGLFHSNFWRLWNPNA from the coding sequence atgaaaatgaagaagaaaggaaaagtttatccatctcctcctcctcctcctcaatcttcatcatcttcttcttcttcgaacCATCtcaacgaagaagatgatgattctcTCTCTGTGTTGAAGCTTCTTCCAGCGACGATTTTGGTTCTTGTTTCTGTTCTCTCCTCTGAAGAAAGAGAGGTTCTTGCTTACTTAATCACAAGAGGAACCACCATTTCCGATAGAGGAAACTCTTCTTCAAAGAataagacgaagaagaagagcaacaaATCTAGCAAAAATCACAAGCCACCAGTTTTCGATTGTGAGTGTTTCGATTGTTACACTAACTACTGGTTTCGTTGGGATTCTTCGCCGAATCGTGAGCTTATCCATGAAATCATCGAAGCTTTCGAGAATCATCACGGTGAAGAAAACTCTGCTTCTCGGAGCAAATCTAAGAGAggtaagaagaaagagaaaccgGGTCGTCGGGTCACTGATTCGGATAGTAAACCGGCTCTTCGGGTCACGGATAATGGTGATAAGGATTCTAAACCCGTCGTGGAGCCAATGAACGAGACCACTGTTTCCGAGAGTAGCCACGTGTCGTCACCAGTTAGATTGAGTGAAGCTGAGGTGGCAGAAGGAGAACCGGAGGATGAgattgttgttgaagaagatggacaagaagaagaatcgacGGTGGTGGTTTTTCCGGCGGCGGCGAGTAATGTGACGGGACACAAAGGGTTGGCGAGGAAGGTATTACCGGACGTGTTGGGTTTGTTCCATTCCAATTTTTGGAGGCTTTGGAATCCGAACGCGTAA
- the WRKY75 gene encoding WRKY DNA-binding protein 75 (WRKY DNA-binding protein 75 (WRKY75); CONTAINS InterPro DOMAIN/s: DNA-binding WRKY (InterPro:IPR003657); BEST Arabidopsis thaliana protein match is: WRKY DNA-binding protein 45 (TAIR:AT3G01970.1); Has 1807 Blast hits to 1807 proteins in 277 species: Archae - 0; Bacteria - 0; Metazoa - 736; Fungi - 347; Plants - 385; Viruses - 0; Other Eukaryotes - 339 (source: NCBI BLink).) produces the protein MEGYDNGSLYAPFLSLKSHSKPELHQGEEESSKVRSEGCSKSVESSKKKGKKQRYAFQTRSQVDILDDGYRWRKYGQKAVKNNKFPRSYYRCTYGGCNVKKQVQRLTVDQEVVVTTYEGVHSHPIEKSTENFEHILTQMQIYSSF, from the exons ATGGAGGGATATGATAATGGGTCGTTGTATGCTCCTTTTTTGTCGTTGAAATCTCATTCGAAACCAGAGCTGCATCAAGGCGAAGAAGAGAGCTCAAAGGTTAGATCAGAAGGTTGTTCGAAAAGCGTGGAGTCGTCGAAAAAGAAGGGGAAGAAACAAAGGTATGCGTTTCAAACAAGGAGCCAAGTGGATATTCTTGATGATGGTTATCGATGGAGGAAATATGGCCAAAAGGCCGTCAAGAACAACAAGTTCCCTAg GAGTTACTATAGGTGTACATATGGAGGATGCAATGTGAAGAAGCAAGTGCAAAGATTAACAGTGGACCAAGAAGTGGTCGTGACAACCTACGAAGGAGTGCATTCGCATCCCATCGAGAAATCCACCGAAAACTTCGAGCATATTCTCACTCAAATGCAAATCTACTCTTCTTTCTAG